The following coding sequences lie in one Spirosoma sp. KUDC1026 genomic window:
- the odhB gene encoding 2-oxoglutarate dehydrogenase complex dihydrolipoyllysine-residue succinyltransferase has protein sequence MAVDMKIPAVGESITEVTVGTWYKKEGDQVKMDDVLCGLDSDKATFELTAEADGTLHILAQEGDVLPIGASICSIDTDGSGAAPAPAPAKTEAPAAEAPAPAEAAPAPQQPAPAADASTSVIEMKVPAVGESVTEVTIASWNKKDGDQVALDEVLCELESDKATFELPAEAAGTLRIVAQAGETLPIGALIAKIEVGAASAPAAAPAQPAPAAAQPAANGSNGASQNGSGYAAHHASPAAAKILSEKGISSQDIPGTGVGGRITKEDAMKAMASQPSAPAPAAAAPTQPAPAKAAPALQPAPAASGERGQRREKMTSLRRTIARRLVAVKNETAMLTTFNEVDMKPIMDLRNKFKDKFKEKHGVGLGFMSFFTKAVCVALKDFPAVNAQIDGDSMVFNDFCDISIAVSTDRGLVVPIIRNAEQMSFAQIEKEIGRLAGLARDNKLTIDQMTGGTFTITNGGTFGSMLSTPIINAPQSAILGMHNIIERPVAINGEVVIRPMMYLALSYDHRTIDGKESVSFLVRVKQILEDPSRILFDM, from the coding sequence ATGGCTGTTGACATGAAAATCCCCGCCGTAGGGGAATCCATTACCGAAGTGACGGTTGGGACCTGGTACAAAAAAGAAGGTGACCAGGTGAAGATGGACGATGTTCTATGCGGACTCGACTCAGATAAAGCAACCTTCGAACTAACAGCCGAAGCGGATGGAACACTGCACATCCTGGCTCAGGAAGGCGATGTCCTGCCTATTGGGGCTAGTATCTGCAGCATTGATACGGATGGTAGTGGAGCCGCTCCGGCGCCCGCACCCGCCAAAACGGAAGCTCCTGCCGCCGAAGCACCCGCTCCGGCAGAAGCTGCACCAGCACCACAACAGCCCGCTCCGGCGGCTGATGCTAGCACCAGCGTTATCGAAATGAAGGTACCCGCCGTTGGTGAATCGGTAACGGAAGTGACGATTGCTTCATGGAATAAAAAAGACGGTGATCAGGTAGCGCTGGACGAAGTCCTTTGCGAACTGGAATCGGACAAAGCGACGTTCGAACTGCCTGCCGAAGCAGCCGGTACGTTACGTATCGTGGCGCAGGCAGGGGAAACGCTGCCAATCGGCGCGCTGATTGCAAAAATTGAAGTAGGTGCGGCTTCGGCTCCAGCGGCTGCCCCGGCTCAACCAGCCCCCGCTGCGGCACAGCCAGCCGCCAATGGCTCGAATGGCGCTAGCCAGAACGGCAGTGGCTATGCGGCACATCATGCGTCGCCGGCTGCCGCCAAAATTCTGAGTGAAAAAGGAATTTCGTCGCAGGATATTCCGGGAACTGGCGTTGGCGGACGTATCACCAAGGAAGATGCGATGAAAGCAATGGCCTCTCAGCCATCGGCACCCGCGCCAGCAGCAGCAGCCCCCACGCAACCAGCCCCGGCTAAAGCTGCACCGGCCCTACAGCCCGCTCCGGCGGCTTCGGGCGAACGTGGTCAGCGTCGTGAGAAAATGACCTCGTTGCGTCGTACCATCGCTCGTCGTCTGGTAGCCGTGAAAAATGAAACGGCCATGCTGACTACCTTCAACGAGGTAGATATGAAGCCGATCATGGATCTGCGGAATAAGTTCAAAGACAAATTCAAGGAGAAACACGGCGTAGGGCTTGGCTTCATGTCATTCTTCACGAAGGCGGTTTGCGTAGCGCTGAAAGACTTCCCAGCCGTAAACGCGCAGATTGATGGTGACTCGATGGTCTTCAACGACTTCTGTGATATCTCAATTGCCGTATCGACTGACCGCGGACTGGTAGTACCTATTATCCGGAACGCTGAGCAGATGAGCTTTGCGCAGATCGAAAAAGAAATTGGCCGTCTGGCTGGCCTGGCTCGTGATAATAAGCTCACGATCGACCAGATGACGGGTGGTACGTTTACCATCACCAACGGTGGTACGTTCGGTTCGATGCTGTCGACACCAATCATCAACGCGCCACAATCGGCTATTCTGGGTATGCATAATATCATCGAGCGGCCGGTTGCCATCAATGGTGAAGTGGTTATCCGCCCAATGATGTACCTGGCGCTGTCGTACGACCACCGGACCATCGACGGTAAAGAATCGGTAAGCTTCCTGGTACGGGTGAAACAGATTCTGGAAGATCCTTCCCGGATTCTGTTTGATATGTAA
- a CDS encoding 2-oxoglutarate dehydrogenase E1 component, with protein MDQYSYIANSDAAYVDQLYQAYKQDPQAVDESWQQFFKGFEFSLTYGETANSTNGATSNGNGQTAAPKPSASHAEKEVSVASLIKAYRSRGHLLAKTNPLRERKDRQPRVDLPDYALSDADLDTVFESGKLLGIGPATLRTIMESLKKIYSGNIGFEYMYIRELDVKNWLRNKIEKEALTFSPTGDEKKRILEKLNEATVFENFLATKYLGQKRFSLEGGEATIPALDTIISHAAEFGVEEVMIGMAHRGRLNVLTNILGKSYEAIFDGFEGNIPQQAHGDGDVKYHLGYSSLIETKTGKKVNLKLAPNPSHLEAVNPVVEGFVRAQADEEYSSDFTKIMPILIHGDAAVAGQGIVYEVTQMAKLPGYQTGGTVHFVINNQVGFTTDFDDARSSIYCSDIAKIIDAPIFHVNGDDPEAVVFCAKLAVEFREKFKRDVFIDMVCYRRYGHNESDEPKFTQPTMYNIIDKHDNPRELYNKLLIERGDVDAELAKRMDSEFKKQLQDRLDKVKQKAEIPYKPLRLDRDWAELRFAEPEDFDKSPETGVSQDVIDTVGKALVTVPEGFKPLKQIDKLLKDRQTMLNDTKMVNWGTAELLAYGSLLLENKPVRLSGQDVQRGTFSHRHAVLHDAETNQNYSSLDHIKEGQPKFQVYNSLLSEYGVLGFEYGYAMANPQALVIWEAQFGDFSNGAQLIIDQFIAAAESKWGIMNGVTMLLPHGYEGQGPEHSNARPERYLQLYAEYNMIVANVTTPANFFHLMRRQLTWQFRKPLVVMSPKSLLRHPKCVSPLEDLTKGSFQEVLTDTYAQAKKVKRVLLCTGKVYYDLLEKQQADQRDDVAIVRLEQLAPLPKKQLDAVLEQYKNAKVFWVQEEPENMGYWTYLLRVGMNLPIIARKAAASPATGYAKMHTQEQADIVRRAFE; from the coding sequence ATGGATCAGTATTCATACATAGCCAATTCCGATGCGGCCTACGTAGATCAGCTCTACCAGGCATACAAGCAAGACCCTCAAGCCGTTGACGAAAGCTGGCAGCAATTTTTCAAGGGATTTGAATTTTCCCTCACCTATGGCGAAACCGCCAATAGTACGAACGGTGCAACGTCAAATGGCAACGGCCAGACGGCAGCGCCCAAGCCCAGTGCCAGCCACGCTGAGAAAGAAGTGTCTGTTGCCAGCCTGATCAAGGCCTATCGTTCGCGGGGTCACCTGCTGGCGAAAACTAACCCACTGCGGGAACGTAAGGACCGTCAGCCACGGGTTGACCTGCCCGACTATGCGCTGTCAGACGCGGACCTGGATACGGTGTTCGAATCGGGCAAACTGCTCGGTATTGGGCCCGCTACCCTGCGGACCATCATGGAGTCGCTCAAAAAAATATACTCGGGCAATATTGGCTTTGAGTATATGTACATCCGCGAGCTGGACGTAAAAAACTGGCTGCGCAACAAAATCGAGAAAGAAGCGCTGACCTTCTCCCCAACGGGCGATGAGAAGAAACGGATTCTCGAAAAGCTGAACGAAGCGACCGTTTTCGAAAACTTTCTGGCTACGAAATACCTGGGTCAGAAACGCTTCTCGCTCGAAGGGGGCGAAGCAACCATTCCAGCGCTGGACACCATTATCAGTCACGCGGCTGAGTTTGGCGTTGAAGAAGTAATGATTGGGATGGCCCACCGCGGTCGTCTGAACGTACTGACTAATATTCTGGGGAAATCGTACGAAGCCATCTTCGATGGTTTCGAAGGGAACATCCCACAGCAGGCTCATGGCGATGGTGACGTGAAATATCACCTCGGTTATTCCAGCCTGATCGAAACCAAAACTGGCAAGAAAGTCAACCTGAAACTGGCGCCTAATCCGTCGCACCTTGAAGCGGTCAACCCCGTAGTCGAAGGATTCGTCCGGGCGCAGGCCGATGAAGAATATTCGAGTGACTTCACCAAGATCATGCCGATCCTGATCCATGGTGACGCTGCCGTAGCCGGACAGGGTATCGTTTATGAAGTAACGCAGATGGCCAAGCTGCCGGGTTACCAAACCGGGGGTACGGTTCATTTTGTCATTAACAACCAAGTTGGTTTTACGACCGATTTCGACGACGCCCGTTCGTCGATCTATTGCTCGGACATCGCCAAAATCATCGACGCGCCGATCTTCCACGTCAACGGCGATGATCCGGAAGCTGTCGTTTTCTGTGCGAAGCTGGCCGTTGAGTTCCGCGAGAAATTCAAACGGGATGTGTTTATCGACATGGTTTGCTACCGCCGGTACGGCCATAACGAGTCGGACGAACCGAAATTTACGCAGCCGACGATGTACAACATCATCGATAAGCACGACAACCCACGGGAGTTATACAACAAACTGCTGATCGAGCGGGGGGACGTGGATGCGGAGCTGGCTAAACGGATGGATAGCGAGTTCAAAAAGCAGCTGCAAGATCGGCTCGACAAGGTGAAGCAGAAAGCCGAAATTCCGTACAAGCCACTCCGGCTCGACCGCGACTGGGCGGAACTTCGCTTTGCCGAACCAGAAGATTTCGATAAATCGCCGGAGACGGGTGTATCGCAGGACGTAATTGATACCGTCGGAAAGGCGCTGGTAACGGTTCCGGAAGGCTTTAAACCGCTGAAGCAGATCGACAAGCTGCTGAAAGACCGGCAGACGATGCTGAACGACACCAAAATGGTGAACTGGGGTACGGCAGAACTGCTGGCCTACGGCTCGCTGCTGCTGGAAAACAAACCGGTTCGTTTGAGTGGACAGGACGTACAGCGGGGAACCTTCTCGCACCGTCATGCCGTGCTGCACGATGCCGAAACGAACCAGAACTACTCGTCGCTGGATCACATTAAAGAGGGGCAACCTAAATTTCAGGTTTATAACTCGCTGCTGTCGGAGTATGGGGTGCTGGGCTTTGAGTATGGCTATGCCATGGCAAACCCACAGGCGCTGGTTATCTGGGAGGCTCAGTTCGGTGATTTCTCGAACGGTGCCCAGCTGATCATCGACCAGTTCATTGCTGCTGCCGAGTCGAAGTGGGGCATCATGAACGGGGTGACCATGTTGCTGCCGCACGGGTACGAAGGCCAGGGCCCTGAGCACTCAAACGCCCGACCTGAGCGTTACCTGCAGCTCTACGCCGAGTACAATATGATCGTAGCGAACGTAACGACACCGGCCAACTTCTTCCACCTGATGCGTCGCCAGCTGACATGGCAGTTCCGGAAACCCCTGGTTGTGATGTCGCCAAAGTCGCTGCTGCGTCATCCAAAGTGCGTATCGCCGTTGGAGGACCTGACGAAAGGAAGCTTCCAGGAAGTACTGACCGATACCTACGCACAGGCGAAAAAAGTAAAACGCGTACTGCTCTGCACCGGTAAGGTTTACTATGATCTGCTGGAAAAACAACAGGCCGATCAGCGCGACGACGTAGCTATCGTTCGACTGGAGCAACTGGCTCCATTACCGAAGAAACAACTGGATGCCGTGCTGGAACAGTACAAAAATGCGAAGGTGTTCTGGGTACAGGAAGAACCCGAAAACATGGGGTACTGGACGTACCTGTTGCGGGTTGGCATGAATCTTCCGATTATTGCCCGCAAAGCCGCAGCATCGCCCGCTACCGGCTACGCAAAAATGCACACCCAGGAGCAGGCTGACATTGTCCGGAGAGCGTTCGAATAA
- the gpmI gene encoding 2,3-bisphosphoglycerate-independent phosphoglycerate mutase, translated as MNKKVILIILDGWGIPLKPEVSAIEAASTPFMRSLYPKYPHSTLEASGLAVGLPAGQMGNSEVGHMNLGAGRIVYQDLVKVNQAVVEHTLEKEPVLADALAYAKSQGKKVHFIGLVSDGGVHAHIDHLKGLLSIAKESGLTDVYVHAFTDGRDTDPKGGVGYLTDLEQHMSATTGQIASVVGRYYAMDRDNRWERVKVAYDAMVNGEGLNVSPAGIIGALQNSYDNDVTDEFVKPIVAVKADGSPVAVIEEGDVVLCFNFRTDRGREITQALTQKDFPEVGMKKLSLYYITMTNYDSEFTGVKVIYDKDNLNNTLGEVVAGAGRKQIRIAETEKYPHVTFFFSGGREEPFAGEKRLLCPSPKEMTVYDEQGNATAVPVKTYDQKPEMSAFDIRDAIIPEIEKEEVDFICLNFANTDMVGHTGVFEAVVKAAETADACAQAVTEAALAHGYATIIIADHGNAEFMQNEDGSPNTAHTTNLVPCILVDNDYHPELNDGKLADIAPTILQLLGVPQPEEMTGVSLIKG; from the coding sequence ATGAACAAGAAAGTAATTCTTATTATCCTCGACGGTTGGGGCATTCCCCTCAAACCTGAAGTGTCGGCCATTGAAGCGGCCAGTACACCGTTTATGCGGTCGTTGTACCCAAAGTATCCGCATAGTACGCTGGAAGCGTCTGGCCTGGCGGTGGGTCTGCCAGCCGGTCAGATGGGTAACTCTGAAGTTGGCCATATGAACCTCGGCGCCGGTCGGATTGTCTACCAGGATCTGGTTAAAGTTAATCAGGCCGTAGTAGAGCATACGCTGGAGAAAGAACCGGTTTTGGCAGATGCACTGGCTTACGCCAAATCGCAGGGTAAGAAAGTTCATTTTATCGGTCTGGTATCAGACGGTGGTGTGCACGCGCATATCGATCACCTGAAAGGACTCTTATCAATTGCGAAAGAAAGTGGCCTGACCGACGTGTACGTGCATGCTTTCACCGATGGACGCGACACTGATCCCAAAGGTGGCGTCGGTTACCTGACTGATCTGGAGCAGCACATGAGCGCTACAACCGGGCAGATTGCCAGCGTAGTGGGTCGGTATTATGCCATGGACCGCGACAATCGCTGGGAACGGGTCAAGGTAGCGTATGATGCCATGGTGAATGGTGAAGGTCTGAACGTATCACCTGCCGGCATCATCGGTGCGCTTCAGAATTCATACGACAATGACGTAACGGATGAGTTCGTCAAGCCAATCGTTGCCGTTAAAGCAGATGGTTCACCGGTAGCTGTCATCGAAGAAGGCGACGTAGTACTCTGCTTCAACTTCCGTACCGACCGGGGCCGTGAAATCACGCAGGCTCTGACCCAGAAGGATTTTCCGGAAGTGGGGATGAAGAAGTTGTCGCTGTATTACATCACGATGACCAACTACGACAGCGAATTTACGGGTGTAAAAGTCATTTACGACAAAGACAATCTGAACAACACGCTGGGCGAAGTAGTAGCTGGCGCGGGTCGGAAACAGATCCGGATTGCCGAAACGGAAAAATACCCGCACGTTACGTTCTTCTTCTCGGGTGGCCGCGAAGAGCCTTTTGCGGGCGAAAAACGGCTGCTGTGCCCGTCACCGAAAGAAATGACGGTATATGATGAGCAGGGCAACGCTACGGCCGTTCCGGTTAAAACCTACGATCAGAAGCCAGAAATGTCAGCTTTCGATATCCGGGACGCTATCATTCCGGAAATTGAGAAGGAAGAAGTAGATTTTATCTGTCTCAACTTCGCCAACACAGACATGGTTGGTCATACGGGCGTGTTCGAGGCCGTTGTAAAAGCCGCAGAAACCGCTGATGCCTGCGCCCAGGCCGTTACGGAAGCGGCCCTGGCCCATGGGTATGCAACGATTATCATTGCGGACCACGGCAACGCCGAGTTTATGCAGAATGAGGATGGTTCGCCCAACACGGCGCACACAACTAACCTGGTTCCCTGCATTCTGGTTGACAACGACTACCATCCGGAACTGAACGACGGCAAACTCGCCGATATCGCTCCTACGATTCTTCAGCTATTGGGCGTTCCCCAACCCGAAGAAATGACGGGCGTGAGTTTGATTAAGGGATAA
- the eno gene encoding phosphopyruvate hydratase, which translates to MSTIQSIHARQILDSRGNPTVEVDVRTENGFLGRAAVPSGASTGTHEAVELRDDDSKVYVGKGVLKAVSNVNELIFPELAGISVFDQSLIDKIMLELDGTPNKGRLGANAILGVSLAASKAAAQEAGLSLYRYIGGVNANTLPVPMMNILNGGSHADNSIDFQEFMVMPANAPTFSEALRMGTEIFHTLKGVLKKMGLATNVGDEGGFAPNIKSNEEAIQTIIQAIEKAGYRPGEDVWIAMDAASSEFYDANAGVYHFKKSTGDKLTSSEMAGYWKDWVSKYPILSIEDGMAEDDWNGWKMHTDELKGTNTQLVGDDLFVTNVTRLQEGIDKGIANAILVKVNQIGSLTETIDAVNLAKRNSYKSVMSHRSGETEDATIADLAVALNTGQIKTGSASRSDRMAKYNQLLRIEEELGETAYFPGLKF; encoded by the coding sequence ATGAGTACCATCCAAAGCATTCATGCCAGACAAATTCTGGATTCGCGTGGTAACCCAACGGTTGAAGTAGACGTTCGTACCGAAAACGGCTTTCTGGGTCGGGCGGCTGTGCCATCAGGAGCCTCTACGGGTACCCACGAAGCTGTTGAACTTCGCGACGATGATTCGAAAGTGTACGTCGGCAAAGGCGTTCTGAAAGCCGTTTCAAACGTTAACGAACTGATTTTCCCAGAACTGGCAGGTATCTCGGTTTTTGACCAGAGCCTGATCGACAAAATCATGCTCGAACTGGACGGTACGCCGAACAAAGGTCGGCTGGGTGCCAACGCTATCCTGGGCGTTTCGCTGGCGGCTTCGAAAGCAGCTGCGCAGGAAGCAGGGCTGTCCCTGTACCGCTACATCGGTGGCGTCAATGCCAATACGCTGCCTGTTCCGATGATGAACATCCTGAACGGTGGTTCGCACGCCGATAACTCGATCGACTTCCAGGAATTCATGGTCATGCCCGCTAACGCGCCAACCTTCTCGGAAGCGCTGCGCATGGGTACCGAAATCTTCCATACGCTCAAAGGTGTATTGAAGAAGATGGGCTTAGCAACCAACGTTGGTGACGAAGGTGGTTTTGCGCCGAACATCAAATCGAACGAAGAAGCCATTCAAACCATCATTCAGGCCATCGAGAAAGCAGGTTACCGGCCGGGCGAAGATGTCTGGATCGCGATGGATGCCGCTTCGTCGGAGTTCTACGATGCGAACGCAGGCGTTTATCACTTCAAAAAATCGACCGGCGACAAGTTGACCTCGTCAGAAATGGCGGGTTACTGGAAAGACTGGGTTAGCAAATACCCAATCCTGTCGATCGAAGACGGTATGGCCGAAGATGACTGGAACGGCTGGAAAATGCACACCGACGAGCTGAAAGGTACTAACACCCAGCTGGTGGGCGACGACCTGTTCGTAACGAACGTAACGCGTCTGCAGGAAGGTATCGATAAAGGCATCGCTAACGCGATCCTGGTTAAAGTAAACCAGATCGGTTCGCTGACCGAAACGATCGACGCCGTTAACCTGGCGAAACGTAATTCGTACAAGAGCGTTATGTCGCACCGTTCGGGCGAAACCGAAGATGCAACCATCGCTGATTTAGCCGTAGCCCTGAATACAGGTCAGATCAAAACGGGTTCAGCGTCGCGTTCGGACCGGATGGCAAAGTACAACCAGCTGCTGCGTATCGAGGAAGAACTAGGCGAAACCGCTTACTTCCCCGGCTTGAAGTTTTAG
- a CDS encoding low molecular weight protein-tyrosine-phosphatase: MIRVLFVCYGNICRSPVAEGVFRTLVAEAGLSDQIECDSAGTASFHLGQLPDQRTRENALEHGLTLTHRARRLLGEDLAQFTYFVAMDEMNLEAIEKLNYRSTGLHTADTIFLLREFDPQVSDEPNVPDPYYEGPEVFEEVYQIILRCCQQLLTYLKSESDRRSGAKE; encoded by the coding sequence ATGATTCGCGTTCTCTTCGTTTGTTACGGCAATATCTGCCGATCGCCGGTTGCTGAAGGTGTTTTCCGTACGCTGGTTGCCGAAGCAGGGCTCAGTGACCAGATTGAGTGTGACTCTGCGGGTACGGCTTCGTTTCACCTTGGTCAGCTCCCCGACCAGCGTACCCGTGAGAACGCACTGGAACACGGCCTGACCCTTACGCACCGCGCCCGCCGTTTGCTGGGTGAAGACCTCGCTCAGTTTACCTACTTCGTGGCGATGGATGAAATGAACCTCGAAGCCATCGAAAAACTCAATTACCGCAGTACGGGCCTGCACACGGCAGACACTATCTTCCTCCTCCGTGAGTTCGACCCGCAGGTAAGCGATGAGCCGAACGTACCCGATCCGTATTATGAAGGCCCGGAGGTATTTGAAGAAGTATATCAAATCATTCTCCGCTGCTGCCAGCAACTATTAACGTATCTAAAGAGCGAATCGGACCGCCGAAGCGGAGCGAAAGAATGA
- the recA gene encoding recombinase RecA, with translation MAKSDTAQATASATDNKLKALQTTIEKLDKAFGKGTVMRLSESKVVDVPVISTGSLGLDLALGIGGMPRGRVVEIYGPESSGKTTLTMHCIAEAQKAGGLAAFIDAEHAFDRVYAEKLGIDTKNLLISQPDNGEQALEIAEHLISSGAIDIIVIDSVAALVPKAEIEGEMGESKMGLQARLMSQALRKLTGTINKTGCCCIFINQLREKIGVMFGNPETTTGGNALKFYASVRLDIRRIGQIKEGADNVIGNRAKVKVVKNKLAAPFKVVEFDIMYGQGISKVGEILDLAVEMEIVKKSGSWFSYGASRLAQGRDAVKELLLDNPELMAEIEGKIRHIIKEDENALLDPVLEGTDADDEGAIED, from the coding sequence ATGGCAAAATCGGATACGGCGCAAGCCACAGCATCTGCTACTGACAACAAGCTAAAGGCCCTTCAAACGACCATTGAAAAACTAGATAAAGCATTCGGTAAAGGTACCGTAATGCGGCTCAGCGAAAGTAAAGTTGTCGACGTTCCTGTCATTTCGACCGGTTCGCTCGGACTTGACCTGGCGCTGGGTATTGGTGGTATGCCACGCGGTCGGGTCGTTGAAATCTACGGTCCTGAATCATCGGGTAAAACCACGCTGACCATGCACTGCATTGCCGAAGCGCAGAAAGCCGGTGGGCTGGCAGCCTTTATCGATGCTGAACACGCTTTCGACCGGGTATACGCCGAGAAACTGGGTATTGATACCAAGAACCTGCTGATCTCGCAACCGGATAACGGTGAACAGGCGCTTGAGATCGCCGAACACCTGATCAGCTCGGGCGCTATCGATATCATCGTTATTGACTCCGTTGCCGCGCTGGTACCTAAAGCCGAGATTGAAGGCGAAATGGGCGAAAGTAAAATGGGCTTACAGGCTCGTCTGATGTCGCAGGCGCTACGTAAACTGACCGGTACGATCAATAAAACGGGCTGCTGCTGCATTTTCATCAACCAGCTTCGTGAGAAGATCGGTGTGATGTTCGGTAACCCAGAAACAACGACCGGTGGTAACGCTCTGAAATTCTACGCATCGGTACGTCTGGATATTCGTCGTATTGGCCAGATCAAAGAAGGGGCCGATAACGTAATCGGTAACCGGGCCAAAGTAAAAGTTGTGAAAAACAAACTGGCGGCTCCATTTAAAGTCGTCGAGTTTGACATCATGTACGGACAGGGTATTTCGAAAGTAGGCGAGATCCTCGACCTGGCTGTTGAAATGGAGATTGTTAAGAAGTCTGGTTCGTGGTTCTCATACGGTGCCAGCCGCCTGGCACAGGGCCGTGATGCCGTGAAAGAACTCCTGCTCGACAATCCGGAACTGATGGCCGAAATTGAAGGTAAGATTCGTCATATCATCAAAGAAGACGAAAACGCCCTGCTTGACCCCGTCCTCGAAGGTACGGACGCCGACGACGAAGGCGCTATTGAAGATTAG
- a CDS encoding FtsB family cell division protein, with protein sequence MLPKRFRLLQNFYVATSLGLLVWMTFIDANDLPMQVRNWWKLRELDREITFYKDQIKTVQTERREVLGNDRLREKYAREKYLMKKPTEDVFVVVDEHNEPLEK encoded by the coding sequence ATGCTTCCTAAACGCTTCCGTCTTCTGCAGAATTTCTACGTAGCGACCAGTCTGGGTCTGCTCGTCTGGATGACGTTTATCGACGCCAACGATCTGCCTATGCAGGTTCGCAACTGGTGGAAGCTTCGCGAGCTTGATCGCGAGATTACGTTCTACAAAGACCAGATCAAGACGGTGCAGACCGAACGGCGCGAAGTACTGGGAAACGACCGCCTGCGCGAGAAATACGCCCGCGAGAAGTACCTGATGAAAAAACCAACCGAGGACGTTTTTGTGGTAGTTGATGAACACAATGAACCACTCGAGAAGTAA